In Morococcus cerebrosus, a single genomic region encodes these proteins:
- the gshB gene encoding glutathione synthase: protein MKVLFIADPMASFKTYKDTTYAMMREMAKRGWQLFHTLSGELSVQQGLVTAQAAPFEFLGAKSDDDHEWFKAADKVQTTLKDFDAVIMRTDPPFDMQYLYATQFLTLAEQQGAKVFNSGQAMRDFNEKLAILNFSQFTAPTLVTTRSADVRAFLKEHGDIIIKPLDGMGGMGIFRLTEKDPNIGSILETLMQLDSRTIMAQRYIPEIVHGDKRILIIGGEVVPYALARIPQNGETRGNLAAGGRGVAQELSERDREIAETLTPELKRRGILLAGLDVIGRNLTEVNVTSPTGFQEIMKQKNFDVAAMFADAVEAWSKQ from the coding sequence ATGAAAGTCCTGTTTATTGCCGATCCGATGGCAAGTTTCAAAACCTACAAAGACACCACCTATGCCATGATGCGCGAGATGGCAAAACGCGGCTGGCAGCTTTTCCATACCTTGAGCGGCGAATTGTCCGTACAGCAAGGATTGGTGACGGCTCAGGCTGCGCCGTTTGAGTTTCTCGGTGCAAAAAGCGACGATGACCATGAATGGTTTAAAGCGGCAGATAAAGTTCAGACGACCTTGAAAGACTTTGATGCCGTCATTATGCGCACCGACCCGCCGTTCGATATGCAATACCTCTACGCCACCCAATTCCTGACGCTGGCGGAACAGCAGGGCGCGAAGGTCTTTAACAGCGGGCAGGCGATGCGCGACTTCAATGAAAAACTGGCGATTTTGAATTTCAGCCAGTTCACCGCGCCTACGCTGGTTACGACCCGTTCCGCCGATGTCCGCGCATTTTTGAAAGAACACGGCGACATCATCATCAAACCGCTGGACGGCATGGGCGGCATGGGCATTTTCCGCCTGACCGAAAAAGACCCCAACATCGGCAGCATCCTCGAAACCCTGATGCAGCTTGATTCCCGCACCATCATGGCGCAACGCTACATTCCCGAAATCGTCCACGGCGACAAACGCATCCTGATTATCGGCGGCGAAGTCGTCCCCTATGCTTTGGCGCGTATTCCGCAAAACGGCGAAACACGCGGCAACCTTGCAGCAGGCGGACGCGGCGTGGCGCAGGAATTGAGCGAACGCGATCGAGAAATCGCCGAGACCCTCACCCCCGAACTCAAACGCCGCGGCATCTTGCTGGCAGGTTTGGACGTCATCGGCCGCAACCTGACCGAAGTCAACGTTACCAGCCCGACCGGTTTCCAAGAAATCATGAAACAAAAAAACTTCGACGTCGCCGCGATGTTTGCCGACGCTGTCGAAGCTTGGTCTAAACAATAA
- the recN gene encoding DNA repair protein RecN — translation MLLALSLRDFVIVENLNLDFQSGFTVLTGETGAGKSITLDAIGLLLGDKADYSQVRSGAKEAQLSALFDISLLPELKAQLQEQGFLDEDAEELSIRRIIDAKGKSRSFINNQAATLAQLKAVGGQLIDIHGQNAHHSLNQESAQRELLDAFAGSKAQAETVRQLYQNWVNAKKALQEAQEHAETIIIERERLEWQFNELNQLDVKQGEWEALSQSHDSLAHSAELLQAAEEVGDYIDGDNGIQRQIYQCQKLLTNLQNIEPRFAESLNMLASIEAELGEISANMRDVAGRSDIDPNELAAQEQRMGELMGMARKYRIEPEALPQKLAEIDERLQSLQAAADLEALTQTVARNLAEYQEAAHVLSAMRHQAAGRLGEETTGHMQHLAMKGARFDIVLLPSSPTAHGLEQVQFQVAANKGNPSRPLNKVASGGELARISLALQVVTSQYTQVPTLIFDEVDTGIGGGVAEMVGKALRALGKKHQVLAVTHLPQVASCGENHWQVRKHSEGEQTVSEISVLDHQQRIEEIARMLGGEIITDTTRSHAAELISLAAA, via the coding sequence ATGCTGTTGGCACTTTCCCTACGCGATTTTGTCATTGTTGAAAACCTCAATCTGGATTTCCAAAGCGGCTTTACCGTCTTGACCGGTGAGACCGGTGCGGGCAAATCGATTACGTTGGACGCAATCGGGCTTTTGTTGGGCGATAAGGCCGATTACAGCCAAGTCCGCAGCGGCGCGAAGGAAGCGCAATTGTCGGCATTGTTCGACATCAGCCTTTTGCCCGAACTTAAAGCCCAATTGCAGGAGCAGGGTTTTTTGGACGAAGACGCGGAAGAACTCAGCATCCGCCGCATCATCGACGCCAAAGGAAAAAGCCGCAGCTTCATCAATAATCAGGCAGCCACGCTGGCGCAGCTTAAAGCCGTCGGCGGGCAGCTTATCGACATCCACGGGCAAAACGCCCACCATTCCCTCAATCAAGAATCCGCCCAGCGCGAATTGTTGGACGCATTTGCGGGCAGCAAAGCGCAGGCGGAAACCGTCAGACAGCTTTATCAAAACTGGGTTAACGCTAAAAAAGCCCTCCAAGAAGCGCAGGAACACGCCGAGACCATCATTATCGAGCGTGAGCGTTTGGAATGGCAGTTCAACGAATTGAACCAGTTGGACGTCAAACAAGGTGAATGGGAAGCCCTCAGCCAAAGCCACGACAGCCTTGCCCATTCCGCCGAATTGCTGCAGGCCGCCGAAGAAGTCGGCGACTACATCGATGGCGACAACGGCATCCAACGCCAAATTTATCAATGTCAAAAATTATTGACCAATCTGCAAAACATCGAGCCGCGCTTTGCTGAAAGCCTGAATATGCTGGCGAGCATTGAAGCCGAATTGGGCGAAATCAGTGCCAATATGCGCGACGTCGCAGGCCGCAGCGATATCGATCCCAATGAGTTGGCGGCGCAGGAACAGCGCATGGGCGAACTGATGGGGATGGCGCGGAAATACCGCATCGAGCCTGAAGCACTGCCGCAAAAGCTGGCTGAAATCGACGAGCGCCTGCAAAGCCTGCAAGCCGCTGCCGATTTGGAAGCGTTGACGCAAACCGTTGCCCGCAACCTTGCCGAATATCAGGAGGCCGCTCATGTTCTTTCCGCCATGCGCCATCAGGCGGCGGGCAGGTTGGGCGAGGAAACGACCGGACATATGCAGCATCTCGCCATGAAAGGCGCGCGTTTCGACATCGTTCTGCTGCCGTCTTCGCCCACAGCGCACGGTTTGGAGCAGGTACAGTTCCAAGTCGCCGCCAACAAAGGCAATCCGTCCCGTCCGCTGAACAAAGTCGCGTCCGGCGGCGAACTTGCCCGCATCAGCCTTGCCTTGCAGGTGGTTACCAGCCAATACACGCAAGTCCCCACGCTGATTTTTGACGAAGTCGATACTGGTATCGGCGGCGGTGTGGCTGAAATGGTCGGCAAGGCCCTGCGTGCTTTGGGTAAAAAACATCAGGTGCTCGCCGTGACCCACCTTCCGCAAGTCGCTTCCTGCGGTGAAAACCATTGGCAGGTGCGCAAACACAGCGAAGGCGAACAAACCGTCAGCGAAATCAGCGTGTTGGACCATCAGCAGCGTATCGAAGAAATCGCCCGTATGCTTGGCGGCGAAATCATTACCGACACGACCCGCAGCCATGCGGCAGAGTTAATCAGCCTTGCCGCAGCTTAA
- a CDS encoding IS30 family transposase: protein MSYTQLTQDERYHIQYLSRHCTIAEIAKQLNRHKSTISREIKRHCIQGQQYSAEKAQKQSRLTKQHRRKPYKLDSQLVQHIDTLIRRKLSPEQVCAYLHKHHGITLHHSTIYRYLRQDKSNGGTLWQHLRICSKPYRKRYGSTWTRGKVPDRVGIENRPAIVDRKTRIGDWEADTIVGKNQKSALLTLVERTTRYTIICKLKNLKAEDTARAAIRVLKAYKARVHTITMDNGKEFYQHTKIAKALKAKTYFCRPYHSWEKGLNENTNGLIRQYFPKQTDFRNISDREIRRVQDELNHRPRKTLGYETPSVLFLNLFQPLVP from the coding sequence ATGAGCTACACACAACTGACCCAAGACGAACGATACCATATCCAATACCTGTCCCGCCACTGCACCATCGCCGAAATCGCCAAACAGCTCAACCGCCACAAAAGCACCATCAGCCGCGAAATCAAGCGGCACTGCATCCAAGGACAGCAATACAGCGCCGAAAAAGCACAGAAGCAAAGCCGGCTGACCAAACAGCACCGGCGAAAACCCTATAAGCTCGATTCGCAGCTGGTTCAACACATCGACACCCTTATCCGCCGCAAACTCAGTCCCGAACAAGTATGTGCCTACCTGCATAAACACCACGGGATCACACTCCATCACAGCACCATTTACCGCTACCTTCGCCAAGACAAAAGCAACGGCGGCACTTTGTGGCAACACCTCAGAATATGCAGCAAACCCTACCGCAAACGCTACGGCAGCACATGGACCAGAGGCAAAGTGCCCGACCGCGTCGGCATAGAGAACCGACCTGCTATCGTCGACCGGAAAACCCGCATCGGCGATTGGGAGGCCGACACCATCGTCGGCAAAAATCAGAAAAGCGCGTTATTGACCTTGGTCGAACGCACTACCCGCTACACCATCATCTGCAAATTAAAGAACTTAAAAGCCGAAGACACTGCCCGGGCGGCCATTAGGGTATTAAAGGCATATAAAGCCAGAGTCCACACCATCACCATGGATAACGGCAAAGAGTTCTACCAACACACCAAAATAGCCAAAGCATTGAAGGCGAAAACCTATTTTTGCCGCCCTTACCATTCTTGGGAAAAAGGGCTGAATGAGAACACCAATGGACTCATCCGGCAATATTTCCCCAAACAAACCGATTTCCGAAACATCAGCGATCGGGAGATACGCAGGGTTCAAGATGAGTTGAACCACCGGCCGAGAAAAACACTTGGCTACGAAACGCCAAGTGTTTTATTCTTAAATCTGTTCCAACCACTGGTACCCTAG
- a CDS encoding acetate kinase, whose product MTQKLILVLNCGSSSLKGAVLDNDSGEVLLSCLAEKLNLPDAYITFKVNGEKHKVDLSAKPDHTGAVEALMEELKAHGLDSRIGAIGHRVVSGGELYSESILVDDEVIAGIEKCIPLAPLHNPAHLLGLRAAQSIFKGLPNVVVFDTAFHQTMPEHAYTYAIPHELYEKYGLRRYGAHGTSYRFVADETARFLGKDKKDLRMVIAHLGNGASITAVANGESRDTSMGLTPLEGLVMGTRSGDIDPAVFGFLAENANMTITQITDMLNKKSGLLGLSGLSNDCRTIEEESGKGHPGAKLALDVFIYRLAKYIGSMAVAAGGLDVLVFTGGIGENSDIIRERVLGYLGFLGLKADHEANLKARFGNAGVITTADSAAVAVVIPTNEELMIAHDTARLSGL is encoded by the coding sequence ATGACCCAAAAACTCATCCTAGTTTTGAACTGCGGCAGCTCATCCCTCAAAGGCGCCGTGCTGGATAACGACAGCGGCGAAGTCCTGCTCAGCTGCCTTGCCGAAAAACTCAACCTGCCCGACGCTTACATCACGTTCAAAGTAAACGGCGAAAAACACAAAGTCGACCTGTCCGCCAAGCCCGACCACACCGGCGCAGTTGAAGCCCTGATGGAAGAACTCAAAGCCCACGGCCTCGACAGCCGCATCGGCGCTATCGGCCACCGCGTCGTCAGCGGCGGCGAACTGTACAGCGAATCCATCCTCGTTGACGACGAAGTCATCGCCGGCATCGAAAAATGTATCCCGCTCGCTCCTCTGCACAACCCCGCTCACCTCTTGGGTCTGCGTGCTGCACAAAGCATTTTCAAAGGCCTGCCCAACGTTGTCGTATTCGACACCGCCTTCCACCAAACCATGCCGGAACATGCCTACACATACGCAATTCCGCATGAACTGTATGAAAAATACGGCTTGCGTCGCTACGGCGCGCACGGTACCAGCTACCGTTTCGTTGCCGACGAAACCGCACGCTTCCTCGGCAAAGATAAAAAAGACCTGCGCATGGTGATTGCCCACTTGGGTAACGGCGCGTCCATTACCGCCGTCGCCAACGGAGAATCACGCGATACCAGCATGGGACTGACCCCGCTGGAAGGCCTCGTGATGGGTACGCGCAGCGGCGACATCGATCCCGCAGTCTTCGGCTTCCTCGCTGAAAACGCCAACATGACCATCACCCAAATCACCGACATGCTGAACAAAAAATCCGGCCTGCTCGGCTTGTCCGGCCTGTCCAATGACTGCCGTACCATCGAAGAAGAATCCGGCAAAGGCCATCCCGGCGCGAAACTCGCCCTGGACGTCTTCATCTACCGCCTCGCCAAATACATCGGCAGCATGGCTGTGGCAGCCGGCGGTCTGGACGTGCTCGTCTTCACCGGCGGTATCGGCGAAAACTCCGACATCATCCGCGAGCGCGTACTCGGCTACTTGGGCTTCCTCGGTCTGAAAGCCGACCACGAAGCCAACCTGAAAGCCCGCTTCGGTAACGCCGGCGTGATTACGACTGCCGACAGCGCAGCCGTCGCCGTTGTTATCCCGACCAACGAAGAATTGATGATTGCACACGACACCGCCCGTTTGAGCGGTCTGTAA
- a CDS encoding HLGFF motif protein translates to MHYFSIHTQQGAHVGFFIMLPDDESETQPQSGRFAVKLQSEEGAVAEVLAPFGQTEIPQYWRVVKDRIELFFEDAPVGSLRNEYLTVSGQTFVLTDLTGAM, encoded by the coding sequence ATGCACTATTTCAGTATCCATACGCAACAAGGCGCCCATGTGGGCTTTTTCATCATGCTGCCGGATGATGAATCCGAAACGCAGCCGCAGAGCGGGCGTTTCGCCGTCAAGCTGCAAAGTGAAGAAGGCGCGGTGGCGGAGGTTTTGGCGCCTTTCGGGCAAACCGAGATTCCGCAATATTGGCGCGTCGTGAAAGACCGTATCGAGCTGTTTTTCGAAGACGCCCCCGTCGGCTCGCTGCGCAACGAATATCTGACCGTATCGGGACAGACTTTTGTCTTAACCGATTTGACCGGAGCGATGTGA
- the ccoS gene encoding cbb3-type cytochrome oxidase assembly protein CcoS, translating into MESMFILVPISIILAFAIGYFFWWSGKNGQFDDLEGPAHRILMDDDSTDKLLENEIEKEEQESEK; encoded by the coding sequence ATGGAAAGTATGTTTATCTTAGTGCCCATCAGCATTATTTTGGCGTTTGCCATCGGCTATTTTTTCTGGTGGTCGGGCAAAAACGGACAGTTTGACGACCTCGAAGGTCCGGCACACCGCATTCTGATGGACGACGATTCCACCGACAAGCTGCTTGAAAACGAAATAGAAAAAGAAGAACAAGAATCCGAAAAATGA
- a CDS encoding MFS transporter — protein sequence MSLKKDNLNFPTSRRFAPLFGTQFLGAFNDNMFKTALFVMISFYGLGKNNFLPASQMLNLGALLFILPYFLFSALSGQLSTKFDKAVLARWIKVLEIVIMAVAAFGFYIQSAPLLLICLFCMGAQSTLFGPLKYAILPDYLNDKELIMGNSLIESGTFIAILFGQILGTSVAGLPPSVVGILVLLVAIGGTLTSFFMPNVPAKAPNTKIEWNIVKGTHALLRETAQYDSVFTSIIGISWFWFIGSVYTTQLPTFTQIHLGGNDNVFNLMLALFSIGIAAGSVLCAKLSHERLLLGLVTVGTTGLTVFGLILVWLTQGQRFTELNGITWFLSQGMAYPVMLVMTLIGFFGGFFSVPLYTWLQTASSESFRAHAVAANNIINGVFMVSAAILSAVLLMLFDSISLLYLIVAIGNIPLIVYLIQREPRFLNDMGKIFHNIGKR from the coding sequence ATGAGCCTCAAAAAAGACAATCTGAATTTCCCGACCAGCCGCCGTTTCGCCCCATTATTCGGCACGCAGTTTCTGGGCGCATTCAACGACAATATGTTCAAAACCGCGCTGTTTGTGATGATCAGCTTCTACGGTTTGGGCAAAAACAACTTCCTGCCCGCCAGCCAAATGCTGAACTTGGGCGCGTTGCTGTTTATCCTGCCGTATTTCCTGTTTTCCGCGCTGTCGGGACAACTGAGCACCAAATTCGACAAAGCCGTCTTGGCGCGATGGATCAAAGTATTGGAAATCGTCATTATGGCGGTGGCGGCGTTCGGCTTCTATATCCAGTCCGCCCCGCTACTCTTGATCTGCCTGTTTTGCATGGGCGCGCAATCGACGTTGTTCGGCCCGCTGAAATACGCCATCCTGCCCGATTACCTCAACGACAAAGAGCTGATTATGGGCAACAGCCTGATCGAATCGGGAACGTTCATCGCCATTTTGTTCGGTCAGATTTTAGGCACGTCCGTCGCAGGCTTGCCGCCCTCCGTCGTCGGCATCTTAGTATTGCTCGTCGCCATCGGCGGCACGTTGACCAGCTTCTTCATGCCTAACGTCCCCGCCAAAGCCCCCAACACCAAAATCGAATGGAACATCGTCAAAGGTACGCACGCGCTCCTACGCGAAACCGCGCAATATGATTCCGTCTTCACTTCCATCATCGGCATATCATGGTTTTGGTTTATCGGCTCGGTGTACACCACCCAACTGCCGACTTTCACGCAAATCCATTTGGGCGGCAACGACAACGTCTTCAACCTCATGCTCGCCCTATTCTCCATCGGCATCGCCGCCGGCTCGGTGTTATGCGCCAAACTCAGCCACGAACGCCTGCTCTTGGGCTTGGTAACCGTCGGCACGACCGGTTTGACCGTATTCGGCTTGATTTTGGTATGGCTGACCCAAGGGCAACGCTTTACCGAACTCAACGGCATCACCTGGTTCCTGTCGCAAGGCATGGCGTATCCCGTCATGCTCGTCATGACGCTGATCGGCTTCTTCGGCGGCTTCTTCTCCGTCCCGCTCTACACTTGGCTGCAAACCGCCAGCAGCGAATCCTTCCGCGCCCACGCCGTCGCCGCCAACAACATCATCAATGGCGTGTTCATGGTATCGGCTGCCATTTTAAGCGCGGTACTCTTGATGCTGTTCGACAGCATTTCCCTGCTTTACCTGATCGTCGCCATCGGTAATATCCCCTTGATTGTTTACCTGATACAGCGCGAACCCCGTTTCTTAAACGATATGGGCAAGATATTTCACAATATCGGCAAACGGTAA
- the bamC gene encoding outer membrane protein assembly factor BamC — MTYMKPVVVAIALISMTACSGNKKDLPKLDYQTQTRKIVKLEVPPDLNNPDQGNLYQIPAGSGAVRASDLSRRTSATQQAANSEVLKSVKGVRLERDGNQRWVEVQGKSPAEIWPLLKAFWQENGFDIKSEEPGIGQMETEWAENRAKIPQDGLRRLLDKVGLGGIYSTSERDKFIIRIEQGRNGTTDVFFAHKGMKEVYADKNKDTTTWQPAANDPNLEAAFLARFMQYLGVDQQQAENALSQSVAKRSGNELARIDGNTLLVSGDYGRNWRRTALALDRIGLNVLGQNIERHAFLVQQAPNESEAVSTKKPGFFGRMLGKGKKVEKPAAYPEIIVFVEPVNGGSRIRLLNKDGSAYNGSDASTLISRLHTELR, encoded by the coding sequence ATGACCTATATGAAACCTGTCGTCGTAGCAATCGCCCTGATCAGCATGACTGCCTGTTCGGGCAACAAAAAAGACCTGCCTAAGCTGGACTACCAAACCCAGACACGCAAAATCGTCAAATTAGAAGTACCGCCTGATTTGAACAACCCCGATCAAGGCAACCTCTATCAAATACCCGCAGGCAGCGGCGCCGTCCGCGCCAGCGACCTGAGCCGCCGCACATCGGCAACGCAACAAGCCGCGAATTCCGAAGTCCTCAAATCCGTCAAAGGTGTCCGCTTGGAACGCGACGGGAACCAACGCTGGGTTGAAGTTCAAGGCAAATCCCCAGCCGAGATTTGGCCTTTACTGAAAGCATTCTGGCAAGAAAACGGTTTCGACATCAAATCCGAAGAACCCGGTATCGGTCAAATGGAAACCGAGTGGGCTGAAAACCGCGCGAAAATTCCGCAAGACGGCCTGCGCCGCCTCTTGGACAAAGTCGGCTTAGGCGGCATCTATTCCACCAGCGAGCGCGATAAATTCATCATCCGCATCGAACAAGGCAGAAACGGCACAACCGACGTCTTTTTCGCCCACAAAGGCATGAAAGAAGTTTACGCAGACAAAAACAAAGACACGACCACTTGGCAGCCTGCCGCCAACGATCCAAATCTTGAAGCTGCCTTTCTCGCACGCTTCATGCAATACTTGGGCGTCGATCAGCAACAAGCCGAAAATGCGCTGTCCCAAAGCGTCGCCAAACGCAGCGGCAACGAATTGGCGCGAATCGACGGCAACACCCTGCTCGTCTCCGGCGACTACGGCCGCAACTGGCGCCGTACCGCGCTCGCCCTCGACCGCATCGGCTTGAATGTCTTGGGTCAAAACATCGAACGCCACGCTTTCTTGGTTCAACAGGCACCTAACGAGAGCGAAGCCGTTTCCACGAAAAAACCGGGCTTCTTCGGCCGTATGCTGGGCAAAGGCAAAAAAGTTGAGAAACCGGCCGCCTACCCCGAGATCATCGTATTCGTCGAACCTGTTAACGGCGGTTCGCGAATCCGCCTTCTCAACAAAGACGGCAGCGCATACAACGGCAGCGATGCCTCTACGCTCATCAGCCGTCTGCATACCGAATTGCGCTAA
- the dapA gene encoding 4-hydroxy-tetrahydrodipicolinate synthase translates to MLQGSLVALITPMNQDGSIHYEQLRDLIDWHIENGTDGIVAVGTTGESATLSVEEHLSVIEETVKHVNKRVPVIAGTGANNTLEAIALSRAAEKAGADYTLSVVPYYNKPSQEGIYQHFKTIAESTSIPMIIYNVPGRTVVSMTNDTILRLAKIPNIVGVKEASGNIGSNLELIKHAPEGFTILSGDDPTGLPFMLCGGKGVVTVAANVAPKLFADMCRAALAGDIATARQLNDRLIPIYNTMFCEPSPAAPKWGISALGKCDPYVRLPLVPLTEAGQAKVRAALQESGQLTA, encoded by the coding sequence ATGTTACAAGGCAGTTTGGTTGCCCTGATTACCCCCATGAATCAAGACGGCAGCATCCATTACGAACAACTCCGCGATTTGATCGACTGGCATATCGAAAACGGTACCGACGGCATCGTCGCCGTCGGCACGACAGGCGAATCCGCCACCCTCTCCGTCGAAGAGCATTTAAGCGTAATCGAAGAAACGGTCAAACACGTCAACAAGCGCGTTCCCGTTATCGCCGGCACCGGCGCCAACAACACCCTTGAAGCCATCGCGCTCTCCCGCGCCGCCGAAAAAGCCGGTGCAGACTACACCCTCTCCGTCGTCCCCTATTACAACAAGCCCTCCCAAGAAGGCATTTACCAACATTTCAAAACCATCGCCGAATCCACCTCGATTCCGATGATTATCTACAATGTACCCGGCCGCACCGTCGTCAGCATGACCAACGACACCATCCTGCGCCTTGCCAAAATCCCGAACATCGTCGGCGTCAAAGAAGCCAGCGGCAACATCGGCAGCAATCTCGAATTAATCAAACACGCGCCCGAAGGTTTCACCATCCTTTCCGGCGATGACCCCACCGGCCTGCCCTTCATGCTCTGCGGCGGGAAAGGCGTTGTGACCGTTGCCGCCAATGTCGCCCCCAAACTCTTCGCCGATATGTGCCGCGCCGCCCTTGCAGGCGATATTGCGACCGCTCGTCAATTAAATGACCGCCTGATTCCGATTTATAACACTATGTTCTGCGAACCAAGCCCTGCCGCGCCCAAATGGGGCATCTCCGCATTGGGCAAATGCGACCCTTATGTCCGCCTGCCGCTCGTCCCCCTGACCGAAGCCGGACAGGCAAAAGTCCGCGCCGCATTGCAAGAATCCGGACAACTCACCGCATAA
- a CDS encoding AzlC family ABC transporter permease, translated as MTHPNSPQSEFLRGIKECSPMLIGLLPWALILGVQGGQKGMSWLEMLLMTGMNFAGGSEFAAVNLWVNPLPILIIATVTFMINSRHILMGAAIAPYMRDMPLKKAMPALFFMCDESWALAFAEIQKRKAMGLPAFNMPFYAGVCFILYTTWIGFAAFGAAVGPMFGDVAAWGFGMAFPAVFLVLLRGMWKSFKAARPWFVSLIVAGGTYLSVDGHWYVPMGAISGLLAAYLWGEKE; from the coding sequence ATGACACACCCAAATTCCCCGCAATCCGAATTTTTACGCGGCATCAAAGAATGTTCGCCCATGCTTATCGGGCTTTTGCCGTGGGCGCTGATACTTGGCGTACAAGGCGGACAGAAAGGGATGAGTTGGCTGGAAATGCTGCTGATGACGGGCATGAACTTTGCCGGCGGCTCGGAATTTGCAGCGGTCAACTTGTGGGTAAACCCGCTGCCGATACTGATCATCGCTACCGTTACCTTCATGATTAATTCGCGCCATATTTTGATGGGGGCGGCAATCGCGCCTTATATGCGGGATATGCCGCTGAAAAAAGCCATGCCCGCGCTGTTTTTTATGTGCGACGAAAGTTGGGCGCTGGCGTTTGCGGAAATCCAAAAGCGCAAGGCGATGGGGCTGCCGGCATTCAATATGCCGTTTTATGCGGGCGTGTGTTTCATCCTCTACACCACTTGGATTGGCTTTGCGGCGTTTGGCGCGGCGGTCGGGCCGATGTTCGGCGATGTCGCGGCATGGGGTTTCGGCATGGCGTTTCCCGCTGTGTTTTTGGTGCTGCTGCGCGGTATGTGGAAAAGCTTTAAGGCGGCACGCCCTTGGTTTGTCAGCCTGATTGTGGCGGGCGGGACTTATTTGTCGGTGGACGGGCATTGGTATGTGCCGATGGGCGCGATTTCCGGCCTGCTTGCCGCCTATCTTTGGGGAGAGAAGGAATGA
- a CDS encoding AzlD family protein: MKDLLSWQSFLLFASMLAVTYSTRLIGFFALRNRTLSRRAQIVMEAAPGCVLISVIAPYFVSNKPHELIAIALTVLAASRFSMLVTVLIGVGSSGLLGYLMR, encoded by the coding sequence ATGAAGGATTTGCTCTCTTGGCAGTCGTTCCTGCTGTTTGCCAGTATGCTGGCGGTAACGTATTCCACCCGCCTTATCGGTTTTTTCGCCTTGCGCAACCGGACTTTAAGCCGCCGCGCACAAATCGTGATGGAAGCCGCGCCGGGTTGCGTGTTGATTTCGGTCATTGCCCCGTATTTCGTTTCCAATAAACCGCACGAGTTGATTGCCATTGCGCTGACCGTGCTTGCCGCAAGCAGGTTTTCCATGTTGGTTACCGTGTTGATCGGCGTGGGCAGTTCGGGGTTGTTGGGGTATTTGATGCGGTAG
- the rlmB gene encoding 23S rRNA (guanosine(2251)-2'-O)-methyltransferase RlmB — MANQRLIYGFHAVNARLWQNPKSITELYVQEGKNDARTRDVLEKAANENVRVHFADADRLNAISKGARHQGVVGFIDASKNHVHLEDVLENLSEPPLLLILDSITDPHNLGACLRTADAMGVHAVIAPKDKSAGLNATVSKVACGAAETVPYITVTNLARTLRELKEYGIWIIGTDMGGDADLYHCDLPDSAAWVMGNEGEGMRRLTREHCDMLVSIPMFGTVESMNVSVSTGMVLSETRRQRVLKAEK, encoded by the coding sequence ATGGCAAACCAAAGACTCATCTACGGCTTCCACGCCGTCAACGCCCGCCTGTGGCAAAACCCGAAATCGATTACCGAACTCTACGTCCAAGAAGGCAAAAACGATGCCCGCACGCGCGATGTGTTGGAAAAAGCGGCAAACGAAAACGTGCGCGTACACTTCGCCGATGCCGACCGCCTCAACGCTATTAGCAAAGGCGCGCGGCATCAGGGCGTGGTCGGGTTTATCGACGCCTCCAAAAACCACGTTCACCTCGAAGACGTATTGGAAAACCTGAGTGAACCGCCGCTATTACTGATACTCGACAGCATCACCGACCCGCACAACCTCGGCGCGTGCCTGCGTACCGCCGACGCAATGGGCGTACACGCCGTCATCGCGCCGAAAGACAAAAGCGCGGGGCTGAACGCCACCGTCAGCAAAGTCGCCTGCGGCGCGGCGGAAACTGTCCCCTACATCACCGTAACCAACCTCGCCCGCACCCTGCGCGAGCTGAAAGAATACGGCATCTGGATCATCGGCACCGACATGGGCGGCGACGCCGACCTCTACCATTGCGACCTGCCCGACAGCGCGGCATGGGTGATGGGCAACGAAGGCGAAGGCATGCGCCGCCTGACGCGCGAACATTGCGACATGCTGGTGTCGATACCCATGTTCGGCACGGTCGAAAGCATGAACGTCTCCGTCAGCACGGGCATGGTGTTGAGCGAAACGCGCCGGCAAAGAGTGTTGAAAGCAGAAAAATAG